The Candidatus Methylomirabilis sp. genome has a segment encoding these proteins:
- the mce gene encoding methylmalonyl-CoA epimerase, whose protein sequence is MGEMIKKLDHIAIAVRDLEEAARTFEQILGVPPAKVQEVPTEKVRVAFFPFGGAEVELVQGLGSDNPIANFIAKRGEGIHHICFEVDDLQETLDRLSAAGVPLLDRSGKPGACGQVAFLHPKGANGVLIELVQKISI, encoded by the coding sequence ATGGGCGAGATGATCAAGAAGCTCGACCACATCGCCATCGCGGTGAGGGACCTCGAGGAGGCAGCCCGGACCTTCGAGCAGATCCTGGGCGTTCCGCCGGCTAAAGTCCAGGAGGTCCCCACCGAGAAGGTCCGGGTGGCGTTCTTTCCCTTCGGGGGTGCCGAGGTCGAGCTGGTCCAGGGGCTCGGGAGCGACAATCCGATCGCGAACTTCATTGCGAAGCGGGGGGAGGGGATCCACCACATCTGCTTCGAGGTGGACGACCTGCAGGAGACCCTGGACCGCCTGAGCGCCGCCGGCGTGCCCCTGCTCGACCGCTCCGGAAAGCCCGGCGCCTGCGGCCAGGTCGCGTTTCTCCACCCCAAGGGCGCGAACGGGGTGCTGATCGAGCTGGTGCAAAAGATTTCCATCTAG
- a CDS encoding VCBS repeat-containing protein: MTRVRLPRFLFSILVTVTLGLPGARAQAPSLSTAVDEAAHRVAEAFPKVRGTILDVLPTGQLLLDLTKGAGVYPGLELEIVREGEAFKHPVTGEVLGRLEKIVGLVKVTEAQEKFSLAEVLERAGGETPTKGDAVRVTGARILLGLGKVESSLDLEATARSASRDLAVALARTERFEVLDDRRIRSTLLKAGIKEDVPLSDPRALEHLRKELRIHALALPRLTVLEGRTLVDVQVFSAVTGAPLALASVEVRGGTVTAGKASTGSAAPPPPAAAPPAQAPALQSKADLPSPAWVGPRKEGSVGVPLPLNPPTISRQGEIILGPEFNTAMVGMAVADFLGTGGKQAAVASGQKIWLYAIEGRNFRKLWESEEHAGYNILGLDAADLNGNGRPELFVTNYSIERRVPSFVLEWEGNEFKEVWKAYDQFFRAVQVEPSGKVEVYGQGAGEKSLFYGPVRHIRWDGKSYIPTGSPVDLPPRASLYGFLLADVDGDGSREYVILDQNDYLRVYDLQGRQKYRANDRFGGSEVMLEFLPPGVTTRNQEPEMISLQGRLFVQEAPDGRRELVVYASVPATGYLMPRSRYYDRGKIYGLRWNGLSLQQAWETIEFPGHIADYALVDLEGTGNRDLVVLVSNASLLTRGKGTLFAYIFPR; this comes from the coding sequence ATGACCCGCGTCCGCCTTCCGAGGTTTCTCTTCTCCATCCTCGTCACCGTCACGCTCGGCTTGCCTGGCGCGCGGGCTCAGGCCCCGTCCCTCAGCACTGCCGTGGACGAGGCGGCCCACCGCGTCGCCGAGGCCTTCCCGAAAGTCCGCGGGACGATCCTGGATGTCCTTCCGACCGGCCAGCTCCTCCTCGACCTGACGAAGGGCGCGGGCGTGTACCCTGGCCTGGAGTTGGAGATCGTCCGGGAGGGGGAGGCGTTCAAACACCCGGTCACGGGCGAGGTGCTGGGCCGGCTGGAGAAGATTGTGGGTCTGGTCAAGGTCACGGAGGCCCAAGAAAAGTTCTCCCTGGCCGAGGTGCTGGAGCGCGCGGGGGGAGAGACCCCCACGAAGGGCGACGCCGTCCGGGTGACCGGTGCCCGCATCCTGCTCGGTCTCGGGAAGGTCGAATCCAGCCTGGACCTGGAAGCCACCGCCCGGTCCGCCTCCCGCGATCTGGCCGTGGCCCTGGCCCGCACCGAGCGCTTCGAGGTGCTGGACGACCGGCGAATTCGGTCCACCCTCCTCAAAGCCGGAATAAAGGAAGACGTCCCCCTGAGCGACCCGCGGGCGCTGGAGCACCTGCGGAAGGAGCTGCGCATTCATGCCCTCGCCCTACCCCGACTGACGGTGCTGGAGGGTCGGACCCTCGTGGACGTGCAGGTCTTCTCGGCGGTCACGGGCGCCCCTCTCGCCCTGGCCAGCGTGGAGGTGAGGGGAGGGACCGTGACCGCGGGGAAGGCCTCCACGGGATCGGCCGCCCCGCCCCCCCCGGCCGCTGCCCCGCCGGCCCAGGCTCCCGCGCTCCAGAGCAAGGCCGATCTCCCGTCGCCGGCCTGGGTCGGCCCCCGGAAGGAGGGAAGCGTCGGCGTCCCCCTCCCGCTCAATCCCCCCACCATCAGCCGCCAGGGGGAGATCATCCTGGGGCCCGAGTTCAATACTGCCATGGTGGGGATGGCGGTCGCGGACTTCCTCGGGACCGGTGGAAAGCAGGCGGCCGTGGCCAGCGGCCAGAAGATCTGGCTCTACGCCATCGAGGGGAGGAACTTCCGGAAGCTCTGGGAGAGCGAGGAGCATGCCGGCTACAACATCCTCGGCCTGGACGCCGCCGACCTGAACGGGAACGGCCGGCCTGAACTGTTCGTCACCAACTACTCCATCGAGCGGCGCGTCCCGTCCTTTGTCCTGGAGTGGGAGGGGAACGAGTTTAAAGAGGTCTGGAAGGCCTACGACCAGTTCTTCCGGGCCGTCCAGGTGGAGCCCTCGGGCAAGGTGGAGGTCTACGGGCAGGGGGCGGGAGAGAAGAGCCTCTTCTACGGCCCGGTTCGGCACATCCGGTGGGACGGGAAGAGCTACATTCCCACTGGCTCCCCCGTGGACTTGCCTCCAAGGGCTTCCCTCTACGGATTTCTCCTGGCCGACGTGGACGGCGATGGATCCCGGGAGTACGTCATCCTGGACCAGAACGACTACCTCCGCGTGTACGACCTCCAGGGCCGCCAGAAGTACCGGGCAAACGACCGCTTCGGCGGCTCCGAAGTGATGCTCGAGTTCCTTCCCCCCGGGGTCACCACCCGGAACCAGGAGCCAGAGATGATTTCCCTGCAGGGCCGCCTCTTCGTCCAGGAGGCGCCAGACGGCCGGCGGGAGCTCGTCGTGTACGCGAGCGTCCCGGCCACCGGCTACCTGATGCCCCGCTCCCGGTACTACGACCGGGGCAAGATCTACGGCCTCAGATGGAATGGCCTGAGCCTCCAGCAGGCCTGGGAGACCATCGAGTTCCCTGGGCACATCGCCGACTACGCCCTGGTGGACCTGGAGGGGACCGGCAACAGGGACCTCGTCGTCCTGGTCAGCAACGCCAGCCTCCTGACCCGGGGGAAAGGGACCCTTTTCGCCTATATTTTCCCCCGCTAA